The nucleotide sequence GGCTTCGCCGACGGCGAGGGAGCCGTCTATACCGATTTCGCGAGCATCGTCGATGCGGGCAGCGTACCGAACGCGTTCGCATACCGACTTGAAGAGGGAACCCATGCCGGCAACTACGATGTTACCGTCGTCCCGGGCGTGTTGAGCGTTGCGAAGGCCCCGCTGGCGATCACGGTGACGGGCAACCAGGCTGCAGCTGTCTACGACGGCGCGAACCACCTCGCCGAAGGCTACGTCGTCGACGGCGCCGACGGCAAGGCCGAGGTCGTGCTGCGGGACGGCGTGCTCGCCCGTGCCGAGGGAACCGACGCCGGTACCTACCCGATGGGGCTCGCGGCCGACAGCTTCGAGGTGCGGTCGAATAACTACGACGTGACGCTGACGGTGGTGGACGGCTCGCTGTCGGTGGCGCCTGCCAAGCTGCTCATCTCGGCCAACGACGCGAGCAAGAGGTACGGGCAAGCCGATCCTGCGCTGACGGCGTCGGTTGCGGGCCTGGTTGGGGGCGACGCCTTCTCCGGCTCGTATAACGTGACGCGCGTCGAGGGCGAGTCGGTCGGCACGTATGCGATCACCGTCGAGGACGCGGTCTCGGGCGATCCGAACTATGTGGTCGAAGTGGCTCCGGGCTCCTTCACCATCGTTCCCGCCGACGCCGTTTCCCTCGTGGTAGGCGGCGGCACGAAGGTCTACGACGGCACGCCGCTGGTGCCGACGGGCTTCACGCCGTCCGGCTTGGCCGACGGCGATTACGTGGAGGTGGTGTACAGCGGCTCGCAGACCGATGCCGGCTCGAGCGCCTCGGGCCTCGCGAGCTACGTTATCCGCAACGCCGCGGGCGAGGACGTGACGGCCAACTACGAGAACGTCAACGTGGTGCCCGGTGATTTGACCGTGACGCCTGCGGCTGCCATGATCGTCGTGGCCGATGCGGCCAAGGTGGCCGGCGCGGCCGATCCGACGTTCACCGGCACGGTGACAGGGCTCGTCGACGAGGGTGACCTCGGGAGGGTTGCCTTTGTCCGCTCGAACGGCGACGAGGCTCCCGGAACCTACGTCGACGCGCTCACGGCGTCCTTCACCGACAATCCGAATTACACGGTGACGGTCGTCCCCGGCACGTTCACCATCACGGCCGCCCCGGTGGTTCCTCCGGCGCCGGTCACGCCGGCCACGCCGACGCCCGGCACGCCGGTGCCCCCGGTCACGCCGGCCACGCCGACGCCCGGCACGCCGGTGCCCCCGGTTACGCCGGGCGTAACGCCCGAGGGCACGCCTCCGGCTGCAGCGGCGGTAATCGAGGTCCTCGAGGACGCTGTCACTCCGTTGGCTGGCCCGCAGGAGGAGACGATCGGCGACAACGAGAACCCGCTCGCAGGCTTCAACCGGGTGAACTGCTGGGTGCACTACTATCTCATCCTGGGCATCATCGTCACGGTGATCTACGGAGCGGGCGTGCTGGTGCGGCGCATCAACTTCACGCGCAAGCTCAAGGGCTTCGAGAACGACGTGCTCGGCATCGAGGACGAGCAGGCGGCTGCCCCGTTCGCGGCGCCGTTCGCGACGGATGGCAGGGAGGCCTAGCATGAGGAAGAGCAACTGGCTGATACTGGCCGTCTTGGCCGTGGCCGCGGGCCTTTTCCTGTGGCTGTGGTACTACCTGGGCTTCAACTTCGTGGACGACCCGTTCGACCTGGTGCTCGCCGTGGTATGGTGGGCGGTGGTTCTGGTGCTGGTCGTGGGCATCCACACTGCCGAGAAAAGGCGCCGGCGCCGCGTGCGCACGGCCTACCTCGCGCCGGGGGTGCTGTTCAACAGCGAGGCCGGGTTCGTCGACCTCGAAGCGTTCGAGGAGGGTACCACCCTCGCGGACGCGATCGAGCAGACGCTCGTCGGCCTGAAGTACACGTTCGACCGCAAGGATCCAGCCGACGAGGACGAGGCGGCGACAGGGCCCGGCGGCATCCCGTCCTCTGCCGTGAACATCGACGGGCGTTCGGCATCCGGCGAAGCGGCCGCCTCCGCCAAGCCTCGCGGAACCGTGAGGTTCGAGCGCATCGTGCGCACGGACAAGTTCGACAAGGACGATGCCGACAAATGGGAAGGCGAGGTCGTTGACGTGAGGACGCAGGAAGCCACGCCCTTCAAGGGCAAGGAGGAGCTCTCCGTCCTTCTCGCGGCGTAGTCCCGCCAGCCGGCCTCCCGGTAAAGCGCAAAAAGCAGGCGACCCCTCGAATGAACGAGGGGTCGCCTGCTGTAAGAACCGAAGGAGCGCGCAGCGCTAGTCGTCGACCCCGATGATCACCGACGAGGCCTTGACGATGGCGTAGGCCTCCTTGCCCACTTCCAGCTCCAGCTCCTTGAGCGACCCCATGGAGATGGTCGACGTGATAAGCTGGCCGCCCTCCAGCTCCATGATCACGATGGCGTTGACCGCTCCCGGATGAATGGCCGTGATGGTGCCCTTCAGCGTGTTGCGTGCAGAAAGCTTCATTGAATCAATGCACCCCTTTCGGGTCGTCCCCTCGTTCCAAACCGTCCCCTCCATTGTAACGCCCCTGGTGCATTCGTGCGAGCAGAACCGCAACTCGCGAGAGCAAGCCGGCTCTTCCGAGGCTTTACCAAGATTTGACCGGCCCGAGACAGAGGCTTGATGCTCTTTCTTCATCATGTTCCGTGCGGCGCTGCTCCGTCGAGGGCGGCACTGCGCGAAGCGAACAGATACGCGCCCGGGAGGGGCGCCGAGGAAAGGAAGAGCATGAAGAAGCGTTTGGTGATGATGGCGATGGGAGCCCTGCTCGCGCTGAGCGCATTCGGCCTCATGGGCTGCTCCGGCGGCGGCAACGCCGGTTCCGGAGACGGCGGCGAGGGCGATGGCGCAGCGGGCACGGTCCCGTCCGGCGAGGTCTCCGTGTACTCGCGCGAGGACGGCTCCGGCACGCGCGGGGCGTTCGTCGAACTCATGGGCATCGAGGAGAAGGACGCCAGCGGCGAGAAGGTCGACATGACCACC is from Gordonibacter urolithinfaciens and encodes:
- a CDS encoding TOBE domain-containing protein → MKLSARNTLKGTITAIHPGAVNAIVIMELEGGQLITSTISMGSLKELELEVGKEAYAIVKASSVIIGVDD